A genomic segment from Panthera tigris isolate Pti1 chromosome A1, P.tigris_Pti1_mat1.1, whole genome shotgun sequence encodes:
- the LOC122237321 gene encoding ral guanine nucleotide dissociation stimulator-like — MRYGCFLPETEEDGGPREQEKMAISSILGTWLDHYPEDFFQPPDFISLQILRAYIGVHMPGSELQRHDRLLYSSQRNHEPNEPESLAMAPAPEQDPDVTQELAPAISVVPTAALQSRLPAATTHPGSQQLEELVTLPAESPPVQVVVPALIHCQELEETPAPLVDPDPEQPPAPAGGVTEGLGQPPAAAEQPASAPEQWRMLAAAPKDALILSLRSL, encoded by the exons ATGAG ATATGGCTGCTTCCTTCCTGAGACTGAGGAAGATGGTGGACCCCGGGAGCAGGAGAAAAT GGCCATCTCCTCCattctgggcacctggctggaccACTACCCTGAGGACTTTTTCCAGCCCCCAGATTTCATCAGCCTGCAGATACTGCGGGCATATATAGGGGTCCacatgccaggctctgagctgcagcgcCATGACCGCCTTCTCTACTCATCACAGAGAAACCATGAGCCCAATGAGCCAGAATCTCTGG CTATGGCACCAGCTCCAGAGCAAGATCCAGACGTCACTCAGGAGCTAGCTCCCGCTATCTCTGTGGTGCCCACTGCAGCTTTGCAGTCCAGGCTGCCTGCAGCGACCACTCATCCTGGATCTCAGCAATTAGAAGAATTGGTGACCCTCCCTGCAGAGTCACCACCAGTGCAGGTTGTAGTCCCAGCTCTGATTCACTGTCAGGAGCTGGAAGAGACACCTGCCCCTTTGGTGGACCCAGACCCTGAgcagcctccagccccagctggcGGGGTCACGGAAGGGCTGGGGCAACCACCTGCTGCAGCTGAGCAACCAGCCTCGGCTCCCGAGCAGTGGCGCATGTTGGCTGCAGCCCCAAAGGATGCCCTGATCCTGTCATTGCgttctttgtaa